GTATGTTACGCCGTCACCGCGAGCTCCTCCTCAACTGGTTCCGCGCGCACGGTACCGTTTCTGCAGGCGCTGTGGAGGGCCTGAACAACAAGCTCAAACTGACTACCAGAAAAGCGTACGGATTTCGCACCTTCCACGCCCTCGAAATCGCCCTCTATCATACCCTCGGCGATCTCCCCCAACCCCAAGTCACCCACAGATTCTGCTGAAGAGCCGAACATCGAGCGGCTCACGAAGCAAAAGATCGATGTGGCGCTACTCCCCACCGTAGCAGATCTCCAGGCGCACAGGCTGGAGCTTACGCGCGCCTCGGTGCGCGAGTCCATCTTGGCCGGAGGCCTGGATCGGTTCCGCGTCATCGTCGAGGCTCTGTCCGGGGAGTTCGATCTCTTCGACATCGCGCTCGGCGCGATGAAGATGGGGCACGAATCTACCCTCAGCGGAGCGGAAGGAGAGGACGAGGACATCCCTCAGGAGAGGCCATTCCGGGACAAGAGCCGCGCCAAGAAGCGCCCCGCCCCCGGTAAACGAGGCAAGGGTCGGACCGGCGGCGTGACGAGGTTGTTCATCGGTGTGGGCCGCGCGGCGGGCGTCCGTCCGAAGGACCTGGTCGGAGCCATCACCGGAGAAGCGGGCGTGCACAGTCGTCAGATCGAATCTATACAGATCTCCGACAGATCGAGCGTTGTGGAGGTAGACGATGACGTGGCAGAGCAGGTGCTGCAAGCGCTTCGCGCGGCCAAGATCAAGGGGAAAAAAGTCACGGTGCGGATCGATCGAGGACGTTGACCGCGGCGGCCGGCAGCGCCGGGCCTATTCCATGCTGATCTTGTAGGGGAACCAGGAAGCGATCGCGCGCCCCTCCTGAACGGCGGGCCGAAATACCCACTCGGATGCTTCGCGGATGAGACGACGGTTGAACCCCCGATCTCGGGTCGGAGGATCGAGACGCGTCGAGTCCGCAACCACGCGGCCCTGATCATCGACGAAGACCCACACCTGAACTTCGGTGCCTCGGAGACTGCGGTTCGTCGGGGGAATGATCATGCCACCCGGAGACGCCGGCCGCAGACGGTAGAATCCTTCGTCCGCGTTACCACCGTCCCCGGCGCCAATCCCGTCCGCTAGCCCAGGGCCCTCCAGTAATCCCGGCTGCTCCCCCAACACCGATGCCGGGTCGTATTGGACCTCCAACTCGAATTCGATCGGCTCGATCTCGACGGACACCTCGATCGGGACAGGTGGGGGCACGATCGACACCGGCGAAGGCGTCCGGATGTTCAGGACCTGGAGGCCGCCTGCGGCGGCACGATTGTCGCCAGCTCTGGGCCCCGCAGCTGCGAAGGGCGACGTCGGAATCACGTTGCCCTGCCATCCGAAGAAAAGGAGAACGTGCAAGAGCGCGGACACGAGGATGCCGCGGCGCAATATCCGACGTTCGCGGCGGCGCCGGCCCTGCGTGCTGATGTCAGGCTGCTGCGTCATGATCCCCTCGCACATGATACTACTGAATCTCGGCCCTTCATGTTTCCTCCGCCTCGGAGCTTGCCCGAGCGGGACCTCGTTATTAACTACACCGTATGTATTATTAGACGAACCAGATGGTCGATGTGACACACGGGGTCCCCAGCGATTTCGAGCAGCAGGTTCTTCTCGCCGTGTGGCGACTCGGGGACGTCGCCTACGGCGCGTCCGTACGTGACGAGCTGGAAACCCGAACGGGTCGCAAGCTCGCGCAGGGCGCGGTGTACGTCACGCTCATGCGACTCGAGAAGAAGGGCCTTCTCCGGTCCCGGCTGGCGAGCCCCACACCGGTCCGTGGCGGCAAGGCGAAGCGTTTCTTCGAGATCCTACCCGCCGGCATCTCGGGAGTGAAATCTGCCCGAGAGACCTTGGAGCGCCTATGGGAAGGTCTCCAGGAATCAGCCGAGAGTTGACGTGAGCAGACGCCGCCTCCCGTCGTCGCGCGCGCCTTACTGCGATTCGTTCTGCCCGCAGATCTTCACGAGGCGTTCGCCGGCGACCTCGGAGAGCGCTTTCAGCGCGTGGCCGACTCCAACGAAATGGCCGCCCGCCGCGGCTA
This genomic window from Gemmatimonadota bacterium contains:
- a CDS encoding DbpA RNA binding domain-containing protein produces the protein MALLPTVADLQAHRLELTRASVRESILAGGLDRFRVIVEALSGEFDLFDIALGAMKMGHESTLSGAEGEDEDIPQERPFRDKSRAKKRPAPGKRGKGRTGGVTRLFIGVGRAAGVRPKDLVGAITGEAGVHSRQIESIQISDRSSVVEVDDDVAEQVLQALRAAKIKGKKVTVRIDRGR
- a CDS encoding helix-turn-helix transcriptional regulator, yielding MVDVTHGVPSDFEQQVLLAVWRLGDVAYGASVRDELETRTGRKLAQGAVYVTLMRLEKKGLLRSRLASPTPVRGGKAKRFFEILPAGISGVKSARETLERLWEGLQESAES